A single Oncorhynchus mykiss isolate Arlee chromosome 24, USDA_OmykA_1.1, whole genome shotgun sequence DNA region contains:
- the LOC110503963 gene encoding rho GTPase-activating protein 32 isoform X3 produces MSLCITPDEDKNQPDPYKSTTPTDKSPQGSTMAMVRNDELTELPVEPEPTLRSCISTASMKVKNVKKLTFPRGHFPRLAECAHFHYETVDFGTVQLSFAEEQTEGQKACLDSKEPLFLVQICCQSRSWLVKRSYEDFRVLDKHLHLCIYDRHFSKLNELPRFDYLKDTVEEITKMLAAYLSHLSAIADNKINCSPVLTWMEIDNKGNRMLVAEESSINVPAIAAAHVIKRYIAQATDELTFEVGDIVSVIDMPPKEDTGWWRGKHGFQVGFFPCDCVELISDRIPTCVSSSVPKPVCPSVCKKHGKLVTFLRSFMKSRPPPQKLRQRGILRERVFGCDLGEHLLNSEHDVPQVIKCCTEFIERHGVVDGMYRLSGISSNIQKLRHEFDSEEIPDLSRDVFKQDIHSVGSLCKLYFRELPNPLLTYQLYERFSEAVSAATDEERLVKIHNVIQQLPPPHYRTLEFLMRHLSQLATFSPITNMHTKNLAIVWAPNLLRSKQIESACFSGTAAFMEVRIQSVVVEFILNNTESLFSRKVNTHNRESTGTSTLSRPKSLLVCSPSTKLLSLEEAQARTQAQLGSPAPTPVLSHSEYIEVGEGPGALMGKFHTVIALPTESKRAPGKLKKSPVGSWRSFFHLGKSSSMTSKRKLKRHPSEPNEIKSIALPGGRGDSGTLRSTKSEESLTSLHNLEREPQMYRLPRPHSTSDALSTAFRDDLCDARVKGDHYNNQVKEVAHSGADGPAFDPAGVFPPHQEDDLDLCLPAPGMAFLDFDPMSFQCSPVSPPTAKSAPQRKASVNCRKHVRGSSESKPISSSLNKVLSDSQSPDISPVHRKRGEKKKVARVVSPVVETDVHTVCVSAPRCVSDTQGGDSSSPPPLDLCEAQLVSEEGSEARAPCRPPSPPSFNSTVTDSLASQNPPDAGTDGLVNSVSVLPPHPPLTSAARRLALALAESAQKATLTSQRRGTQPPYPLQRQDTPHPLDRPPRPSVLHLQPCSQDYGDLKVSSPATFLPMAGTPVESPCDRFPGHERKRAPEGQVAMSNFTPTVSSLEAGALLLGSTEVRDQREGRDRPLGAVKTVHLQTVSSSYLSGGASPPIQSVCSIQSPLAAAVLANTDSVNAYNYQTVLAEASMPGSVGEIPPHRPLPSLVNQYSSDGERAMREAEDVYRHHRVNPAGQVSGPPRPDYFLPHQAGPKSMYKPTSDSCYNTLGLRNYPSNSPQYSGQPQPREEYSSSGHHRSRGQWQRTEDRALGYPGIRRARSFHAQQPIRIELADTLFYVQRPAVQEKEYKRLLQSDVQPLHPYFENGCVQYRYSPYSDAVPLEESYYYVDPYRTSRIRHSQSYTMRSTKDCGHPGYHYRPSHNIPPAKRELFLESRDPERVIYKSWDHPEGCDRPVYQPIRQENRARQRPQGPIMSPYENLNPPLPQSDIRGRDISHTRSRSDPGNAWLLAIDRVDSQREVPAMSPISPGQQLSDPSDYIRHQRVHWPGEEPVPPRRESVSRRTQPKQGTPQRYQPQHCNVPMLLDVKNVEQGEGGHSRGCDKDKVIMGNAANSYSARLKPSIPRRPRSQSIKEPRYYHHVKSPVEPDHPGSFSTQPHRRTQSTKAMPSHYNNLEGYYPAPKPKPSGSGKAMPGPFPGHGCMPPHSHRLLSHGLVGHGAFLQTGLRPEAGVYAE; encoded by the exons CTGTCCTTTGCAGAAGAGCAAACTGAGGGGCAGAAGGCTTGTCTGGACTCCAAGGAGCCACTCTTCCTGGTTCAGATCTGCTGCCAG AGTCGGAGCTGGTTGGTGAAGCGCTCCTATGAAGACTTCCGTGTGCTAGACAAACACCTCCACCTTTGTATCTATGACCGACACTTCTCCAAACTCAATGAGCTGCCTCGCTTTGACTATCTGAAGGACACAGTAGAG GAAATAACCAAGATGTTGGCAGCCTACCTGTCCCATCTCTCAGCCATCGCTGATAACAAGATCAACTGTAGTCCAGTGCTGACATGGATGGAG ATTGATAACAAGGGCAACCGCATGCTGGTAGCTGAGGAGTCCTCCATCAATGTTCCTGCCATCGCCGCGGCCCACGTTATCAAACGCTACATTGCCCAGGCCACAGACGAGCTGACCTTTGAG GTAGGGGACATTGTGTCAGTCATTGACATGCCTCCTAAAGAGGACACTGGCTGGTGGAGAGGGAAACATGGTTTTCAG GTTGGCTTCTTCCCCTGTGACTGTGTGGAGCTGATCAGTGACAGGATTCCCACCTGTGTGTCCAGCTCTGTGCCAAAACCAG TGTGTCCATCAGTTTGTAAGAAGCATGGGAAGCTGGTGACATTCCTGAGGAGCTTCATGAAGTCCCGTCCACCCCCCCAGAAGCTGAGGCAGCGTGGGATCCTCAGGGAGAGGGTGTTTGGCTGTGACCTGGGGGAACACCTCCTCAACTCAGAACATGATG tCCCCCAGGTGATAAAATGCTGTACTGAGTTCATTGAGAGACATGGTGTCGTGGACGGGATGTACAGACTCTCTGGGATCTCCTCCAACATCCAGAAACTGAG ACATGAGTTTGACTCGGAGGAGATCCCAGACCTCAGTAGAGATGTTTTCAAACAGGATATCCACTCCGTAGGGTCCCTCTGTAAACTGTACTTTAGAGAGCTGCCCAACCCTCTGCTCACCTACCAGCTCTATGAGAGATTCTCA GAGGCTGTGTCTGCAGCTACTGATGAGGAGAGGCTGGTGAAGATCCACAATGTCATCCAGCAGCTTCCTCCTCCTCACTACAG GACTCTGGAATTCCTCATGAGACATTTGTCCCAACTAGCCACCTTCAGCCCTATTACCAACATGCACACCAAGAACCTGGCCATCGTCTGGGCTCCAAACTTGCTCAG GTCCAAGCAGATTGAGTCGGCCTGTTTTAGTGGAACCGCAGCCTTTATGGAGGTGCGTATCCAGTCAGTGGTGGTGGAGTTCATACTGAACAACACAGAGTCACTCTTCAGCCGCAAGGTCAACACCCACAACCGGGAGAGCACAG gTACCAGTACCCTATCCAGGCCCAAGTCTCTGCTGGTGTGCTCTCCCTCCACTAAGCTCCTATCTCTGGAGGAAGCCCAGGCCCGTACCCAGGCCCAGTTGGGCTCCCCTGCTCCTACCCCTGTTCTGTCTCACAGCGAGTACATCGAGGTGGGGGAGGGACCTGGGGCACTGATGGGCAAGTTCCACACAGTCATCGCGCTCCCCACTGAGAG taAGAGGGCTCCTGGGAAGTTGAAAAAGTCCCCAGTGGGAAGCTGGCGTTCATTCTTCCACCTGGGCAAGTCATCCTCCATGACCTCCAAACGCAAGCTGAAGCGTCACCCCAGCGAACCCAATGAGATCAAGAGCATCGCGCTGCCAG GTGGTAGAGGTGATAGTGGGACACTGCGCTCCACCAAAAGTGAAGAATCTCTCACCTCTCTGCACAATTTGGAAA GGGAGCCCCAGATGTACCGCCTACCTAGACCACACTCCACCAGCGATGCCCTCTCCACCGCATTCAGGGATGACCTGTGTGATGCTAGGGTCAAAGGTGACCACTACAATAACCAGGTCAAGGAGGTAGCACATAGTGGTGCTGATGGTCCAGCCTTTGACCCAGCTGGCGTGTTCCCTCCACATCAGGAGGATGACCTTGACCTCTGTCTTCCAGCCCCTGGCATGGCCTTTCTGGACTTTGACCCCATGTCCTTCCAGTGCAGCCCAGTGAGCCCACCAACAGCTAAATCCGCTCCTCAACGCAAAGCAAGCGTCAACTGTAGGAAGCATGTCAGGGGTTCCAGTGAATCAAAGCCCATCTCCTCGTCCCTCAATAAAGTCCTCAGTGACTCCCAGTCCCCTGACATCAGCCCAGTCCATAggaaaagaggggagaaaaagaAAGTGGCTCGGGTCGTCTCCCCTGTGGTCGAAACAGATgtgcacactgtgtgtgtgtctgccccaCGCTGTGTCTCAGATACCCAGGGGGGtgactcctcctcccctccacctctggATCTGTGTGAGGCCCAACTAGTGAGTGAGGAGGGGAGTGAGGCTAGGGCACCCTGCCGGCCCCCCAGCCCACCAAGCTTCAACTCAACTGTCACAGACAGCCTGGCTTCACAAAACCCTCCGGATGCAG GAACAGATGGGCTTGTGAATTCAGTAtctgtcctccctcctcaccctccgTTGACGAGTGCTGCCCGCAGGCTGGCCCTGGCCCTGGCTGAGTCTGCCCAGAAGGCCACTCTGACCTCCCAGAGGAGGGGCACCCAGCCCCCCTACCCTCTCCAGAGACAGGACACCCCCCACCCCCTGGACAGACCCCCACGACCCTCTGTTCTCCACCTCCAACCCTGCTCTCAGGATTACGGTGACCTCAAGGTCTCTTCTCCAGCCACCTTCTTACCCATGGCTGGCACACCAGTTGAGAGTCCTTGTGACCGTTTCCCTGGCCATGAGAGAAAACGGGCCCCTGAAGGACAAGTGGCCATGAGTAACTTCACTCCCACTGTCAGTTCCTTAGAGGCTGGAGCTCTACTGCTGGGCAGCACAGAGGTGAGGGaccagagggaagggagagaccGGCCCCTGGGAGCTGTAAAGACTGTACATCTACAGACGGTGTCCTCCTCGTATCTCAGTGGTGGGGCCTCCCCTCCCATTCAATCAGTCTGCTCCATTCAGAGCCCGTTAGCTGCTGCTGTCCTTGCTAACACTGACTCAGTCAATGCATATAACTATCAGACTGTTCTTGCTGAGGCGTCCATGCCAGGGTCTGTGGGGGAGATCCCTCCACATCGTCCTCTACCGTCCTTAGTCAATCAGTACAGCTCTGATGGAGAGAGAGCTATGAGGGAGGCTGAAGATGTGTACAGACATCATCGGGTCAATCCAGCAGGACAGGTATCTGGACCTCCTCGGCCTGACTATTTCCTTCCCCACCAGGCAGGGCCCAAGAGCATGTACAAACCCACGTCTGACAGCTGCTACAATACATTAGGCCTCCGGAACTACCCCTCTAACTCCCCCCAGTATAGTGGTCAACCCCAACCCAGGGAAGAGTACAGCTCCAGTGGCCACCACAGATCCAGGGGACAATGGCAGAGGACTGAGGATAGAGCCCTGGGTTACCCCGGCATCCGCAGGGCGCGCTCCTTCCATGCCCAGCAACCTATTCGTATTGAACTGGCAGACACCCTGTTCTACGTCCAACGTCCAGCTGTCCAGGAAAAGGAGTACAAAAGGCTACTCCAGTCAGATGTCCAACCTCTGCATCCATACTTTGAGAATGGCTGTGTTCAGTACCGCTACAGTCCCTATTCAGACGCAGTGCCTCTAGAGGAGTCTTACTACTATGTGGACCCTTACAGGACGAGCCGCATCCGACACAGTCAGTCATACACCATGCGCTCTACCAAGGATTGTGGACATCCTGGTTACCACTACCGTCCCTCACACAACATCCCACCCGCAAAAAGAGAACTCTTCTTAGAGAGCAGGGATCCAGAGCGAGTCATTTACAAGTCCTGGGACCACCCAGAGGGTTGTGACAGACCTGTCTATCAGCCAATCAGGCAAGAGAATAGAGCCAGGCAGAGGCCCCAGGGCCCTATCATGTCTCCTTATGAGAACCTGAATCCTCCCCTCCCACAGAGTGACATCAGGGGCAGAGATATCAGTCACACCAGAAGCAGGTCAGACCCAGGTAATGCCTGGCTGCTGGCCATCGACAGAGTGGACAGCCAACGTGAAGTACCtgccatgtctccaatctctccTGGTCAGCAGCTTTCAGACCCTAGTGATTACATCAGGCACCAGAGGGTTCATTGGCCAGGCGAGGAGCCAGTCCCTCCCAGGAGAGAGAGCGTCTCCAGGAGAACCCAGCCCAAGCAGGGCACCCCCCAACGATATCAGCCACAGCATTGCAACGTCCCCATGCTCCTAGATGTTAAGAACGTGGAGCAGGGTGAGGGTGGTCATAGTAGAGGTTGTGACAAGGACAAGGTAATTATGGGCAACGCTGCTAACAGCTACTCTGCCCGATTAAAACCAAGCATCCCCAGGAGACCACGATCACAGAGCATCAAAGAGCCTCGTTACTACCACCATGTCAAATCACCTGTGGAACCAGATCACCCTGGGTCCTTCTCCACTCAGCCCCACAGGAGAACTCAGAGCACCAAGGCCATGCCCTCTCATTATAATAACCTGGAGGGGTACTACCCAGCTCCCAAGCCCAAACCCTCAGGATCTGGTAAGGCCATGCCAGGGCCGTTCCCTGGCCACGGCTGCATGCCCCCACACAGCCACAGACTGCTGTCACATGGCCTAGTGGGCCACGGGGCCTTTCTGCAGACAGGCCTCAGGCCGGAAGCTGGAGTCTATGCTGAGTGA
- the LOC110503963 gene encoding rho GTPase-activating protein 32 isoform X4, translating to MLAAYLSHLSAIADNKINCSPVLTWMEIDNKGNRMLVAEESSINVPAIAAAHVIKRYIAQATDELTFEVGDIVSVIDMPPKEDTGWWRGKHGFQVGFFPCDCVELISDRIPTCVSSSVPKPVCPSVCKKHGKLVTFLRSFMKSRPPPQKLRQRGILRERVFGCDLGEHLLNSEHDVPQVIKCCTEFIERHGVVDGMYRLSGISSNIQKLRHEFDSEEIPDLSRDVFKQDIHSVGSLCKLYFRELPNPLLTYQLYERFSEAVSAATDEERLVKIHNVIQQLPPPHYRTLEFLMRHLSQLATFSPITNMHTKNLAIVWAPNLLRSKQIESACFSGTAAFMEVRIQSVVVEFILNNTESLFSRKVNTHNRESTGTSTLSRPKSLLVCSPSTKLLSLEEAQARTQAQLGSPAPTPVLSHSEYIEVGEGPGALMGKFHTVIALPTESKRAPGKLKKSPVGSWRSFFHLGKSSSMTSKRKLKRHPSEPNEIKSIALPGGRGDSGTLRSTKSEESLTSLHNLEREPQMYRLPRPHSTSDALSTAFRDDLCDARVKGDHYNNQVKEVAHSGADGPAFDPAGVFPPHQEDDLDLCLPAPGMAFLDFDPMSFQCSPVSPPTAKSAPQRKASVNCRKHVRGSSESKPISSSLNKVLSDSQSPDISPVHRKRGEKKKVARVVSPVVETDVHTVCVSAPRCVSDTQGGDSSSPPPLDLCEAQLVSEEGSEARAPCRPPSPPSFNSTVTDSLASQNPPDAGTDGLVNSVSVLPPHPPLTSAARRLALALAESAQKATLTSQRRGTQPPYPLQRQDTPHPLDRPPRPSVLHLQPCSQDYGDLKVSSPATFLPMAGTPVESPCDRFPGHERKRAPEGQVAMSNFTPTVSSLEAGALLLGSTEVRDQREGRDRPLGAVKTVHLQTVSSSYLSGGASPPIQSVCSIQSPLAAAVLANTDSVNAYNYQTVLAEASMPGSVGEIPPHRPLPSLVNQYSSDGERAMREAEDVYRHHRVNPAGQVSGPPRPDYFLPHQAGPKSMYKPTSDSCYNTLGLRNYPSNSPQYSGQPQPREEYSSSGHHRSRGQWQRTEDRALGYPGIRRARSFHAQQPIRIELADTLFYVQRPAVQEKEYKRLLQSDVQPLHPYFENGCVQYRYSPYSDAVPLEESYYYVDPYRTSRIRHSQSYTMRSTKDCGHPGYHYRPSHNIPPAKRELFLESRDPERVIYKSWDHPEGCDRPVYQPIRQENRARQRPQGPIMSPYENLNPPLPQSDIRGRDISHTRSRSDPGNAWLLAIDRVDSQREVPAMSPISPGQQLSDPSDYIRHQRVHWPGEEPVPPRRESVSRRTQPKQGTPQRYQPQHCNVPMLLDVKNVEQGEGGHSRGCDKDKVIMGNAANSYSARLKPSIPRRPRSQSIKEPRYYHHVKSPVEPDHPGSFSTQPHRRTQSTKAMPSHYNNLEGYYPAPKPKPSGSGKAMPGPFPGHGCMPPHSHRLLSHGLVGHGAFLQTGLRPEAGVYAE from the exons ATGTTGGCAGCCTACCTGTCCCATCTCTCAGCCATCGCTGATAACAAGATCAACTGTAGTCCAGTGCTGACATGGATGGAG ATTGATAACAAGGGCAACCGCATGCTGGTAGCTGAGGAGTCCTCCATCAATGTTCCTGCCATCGCCGCGGCCCACGTTATCAAACGCTACATTGCCCAGGCCACAGACGAGCTGACCTTTGAG GTAGGGGACATTGTGTCAGTCATTGACATGCCTCCTAAAGAGGACACTGGCTGGTGGAGAGGGAAACATGGTTTTCAG GTTGGCTTCTTCCCCTGTGACTGTGTGGAGCTGATCAGTGACAGGATTCCCACCTGTGTGTCCAGCTCTGTGCCAAAACCAG TGTGTCCATCAGTTTGTAAGAAGCATGGGAAGCTGGTGACATTCCTGAGGAGCTTCATGAAGTCCCGTCCACCCCCCCAGAAGCTGAGGCAGCGTGGGATCCTCAGGGAGAGGGTGTTTGGCTGTGACCTGGGGGAACACCTCCTCAACTCAGAACATGATG tCCCCCAGGTGATAAAATGCTGTACTGAGTTCATTGAGAGACATGGTGTCGTGGACGGGATGTACAGACTCTCTGGGATCTCCTCCAACATCCAGAAACTGAG ACATGAGTTTGACTCGGAGGAGATCCCAGACCTCAGTAGAGATGTTTTCAAACAGGATATCCACTCCGTAGGGTCCCTCTGTAAACTGTACTTTAGAGAGCTGCCCAACCCTCTGCTCACCTACCAGCTCTATGAGAGATTCTCA GAGGCTGTGTCTGCAGCTACTGATGAGGAGAGGCTGGTGAAGATCCACAATGTCATCCAGCAGCTTCCTCCTCCTCACTACAG GACTCTGGAATTCCTCATGAGACATTTGTCCCAACTAGCCACCTTCAGCCCTATTACCAACATGCACACCAAGAACCTGGCCATCGTCTGGGCTCCAAACTTGCTCAG GTCCAAGCAGATTGAGTCGGCCTGTTTTAGTGGAACCGCAGCCTTTATGGAGGTGCGTATCCAGTCAGTGGTGGTGGAGTTCATACTGAACAACACAGAGTCACTCTTCAGCCGCAAGGTCAACACCCACAACCGGGAGAGCACAG gTACCAGTACCCTATCCAGGCCCAAGTCTCTGCTGGTGTGCTCTCCCTCCACTAAGCTCCTATCTCTGGAGGAAGCCCAGGCCCGTACCCAGGCCCAGTTGGGCTCCCCTGCTCCTACCCCTGTTCTGTCTCACAGCGAGTACATCGAGGTGGGGGAGGGACCTGGGGCACTGATGGGCAAGTTCCACACAGTCATCGCGCTCCCCACTGAGAG taAGAGGGCTCCTGGGAAGTTGAAAAAGTCCCCAGTGGGAAGCTGGCGTTCATTCTTCCACCTGGGCAAGTCATCCTCCATGACCTCCAAACGCAAGCTGAAGCGTCACCCCAGCGAACCCAATGAGATCAAGAGCATCGCGCTGCCAG GTGGTAGAGGTGATAGTGGGACACTGCGCTCCACCAAAAGTGAAGAATCTCTCACCTCTCTGCACAATTTGGAAA GGGAGCCCCAGATGTACCGCCTACCTAGACCACACTCCACCAGCGATGCCCTCTCCACCGCATTCAGGGATGACCTGTGTGATGCTAGGGTCAAAGGTGACCACTACAATAACCAGGTCAAGGAGGTAGCACATAGTGGTGCTGATGGTCCAGCCTTTGACCCAGCTGGCGTGTTCCCTCCACATCAGGAGGATGACCTTGACCTCTGTCTTCCAGCCCCTGGCATGGCCTTTCTGGACTTTGACCCCATGTCCTTCCAGTGCAGCCCAGTGAGCCCACCAACAGCTAAATCCGCTCCTCAACGCAAAGCAAGCGTCAACTGTAGGAAGCATGTCAGGGGTTCCAGTGAATCAAAGCCCATCTCCTCGTCCCTCAATAAAGTCCTCAGTGACTCCCAGTCCCCTGACATCAGCCCAGTCCATAggaaaagaggggagaaaaagaAAGTGGCTCGGGTCGTCTCCCCTGTGGTCGAAACAGATgtgcacactgtgtgtgtgtctgccccaCGCTGTGTCTCAGATACCCAGGGGGGtgactcctcctcccctccacctctggATCTGTGTGAGGCCCAACTAGTGAGTGAGGAGGGGAGTGAGGCTAGGGCACCCTGCCGGCCCCCCAGCCCACCAAGCTTCAACTCAACTGTCACAGACAGCCTGGCTTCACAAAACCCTCCGGATGCAG GAACAGATGGGCTTGTGAATTCAGTAtctgtcctccctcctcaccctccgTTGACGAGTGCTGCCCGCAGGCTGGCCCTGGCCCTGGCTGAGTCTGCCCAGAAGGCCACTCTGACCTCCCAGAGGAGGGGCACCCAGCCCCCCTACCCTCTCCAGAGACAGGACACCCCCCACCCCCTGGACAGACCCCCACGACCCTCTGTTCTCCACCTCCAACCCTGCTCTCAGGATTACGGTGACCTCAAGGTCTCTTCTCCAGCCACCTTCTTACCCATGGCTGGCACACCAGTTGAGAGTCCTTGTGACCGTTTCCCTGGCCATGAGAGAAAACGGGCCCCTGAAGGACAAGTGGCCATGAGTAACTTCACTCCCACTGTCAGTTCCTTAGAGGCTGGAGCTCTACTGCTGGGCAGCACAGAGGTGAGGGaccagagggaagggagagaccGGCCCCTGGGAGCTGTAAAGACTGTACATCTACAGACGGTGTCCTCCTCGTATCTCAGTGGTGGGGCCTCCCCTCCCATTCAATCAGTCTGCTCCATTCAGAGCCCGTTAGCTGCTGCTGTCCTTGCTAACACTGACTCAGTCAATGCATATAACTATCAGACTGTTCTTGCTGAGGCGTCCATGCCAGGGTCTGTGGGGGAGATCCCTCCACATCGTCCTCTACCGTCCTTAGTCAATCAGTACAGCTCTGATGGAGAGAGAGCTATGAGGGAGGCTGAAGATGTGTACAGACATCATCGGGTCAATCCAGCAGGACAGGTATCTGGACCTCCTCGGCCTGACTATTTCCTTCCCCACCAGGCAGGGCCCAAGAGCATGTACAAACCCACGTCTGACAGCTGCTACAATACATTAGGCCTCCGGAACTACCCCTCTAACTCCCCCCAGTATAGTGGTCAACCCCAACCCAGGGAAGAGTACAGCTCCAGTGGCCACCACAGATCCAGGGGACAATGGCAGAGGACTGAGGATAGAGCCCTGGGTTACCCCGGCATCCGCAGGGCGCGCTCCTTCCATGCCCAGCAACCTATTCGTATTGAACTGGCAGACACCCTGTTCTACGTCCAACGTCCAGCTGTCCAGGAAAAGGAGTACAAAAGGCTACTCCAGTCAGATGTCCAACCTCTGCATCCATACTTTGAGAATGGCTGTGTTCAGTACCGCTACAGTCCCTATTCAGACGCAGTGCCTCTAGAGGAGTCTTACTACTATGTGGACCCTTACAGGACGAGCCGCATCCGACACAGTCAGTCATACACCATGCGCTCTACCAAGGATTGTGGACATCCTGGTTACCACTACCGTCCCTCACACAACATCCCACCCGCAAAAAGAGAACTCTTCTTAGAGAGCAGGGATCCAGAGCGAGTCATTTACAAGTCCTGGGACCACCCAGAGGGTTGTGACAGACCTGTCTATCAGCCAATCAGGCAAGAGAATAGAGCCAGGCAGAGGCCCCAGGGCCCTATCATGTCTCCTTATGAGAACCTGAATCCTCCCCTCCCACAGAGTGACATCAGGGGCAGAGATATCAGTCACACCAGAAGCAGGTCAGACCCAGGTAATGCCTGGCTGCTGGCCATCGACAGAGTGGACAGCCAACGTGAAGTACCtgccatgtctccaatctctccTGGTCAGCAGCTTTCAGACCCTAGTGATTACATCAGGCACCAGAGGGTTCATTGGCCAGGCGAGGAGCCAGTCCCTCCCAGGAGAGAGAGCGTCTCCAGGAGAACCCAGCCCAAGCAGGGCACCCCCCAACGATATCAGCCACAGCATTGCAACGTCCCCATGCTCCTAGATGTTAAGAACGTGGAGCAGGGTGAGGGTGGTCATAGTAGAGGTTGTGACAAGGACAAGGTAATTATGGGCAACGCTGCTAACAGCTACTCTGCCCGATTAAAACCAAGCATCCCCAGGAGACCACGATCACAGAGCATCAAAGAGCCTCGTTACTACCACCATGTCAAATCACCTGTGGAACCAGATCACCCTGGGTCCTTCTCCACTCAGCCCCACAGGAGAACTCAGAGCACCAAGGCCATGCCCTCTCATTATAATAACCTGGAGGGGTACTACCCAGCTCCCAAGCCCAAACCCTCAGGATCTGGTAAGGCCATGCCAGGGCCGTTCCCTGGCCACGGCTGCATGCCCCCACACAGCCACAGACTGCTGTCACATGGCCTAGTGGGCCACGGGGCCTTTCTGCAGACAGGCCTCAGGCCGGAAGCTGGAGTCTATGCTGAGTGA